Proteins from a genomic interval of Schistocerca piceifrons isolate TAMUIC-IGC-003096 chromosome 3, iqSchPice1.1, whole genome shotgun sequence:
- the LOC124789226 gene encoding flocculation protein FLO11-like — protein sequence MDVSTPDCDLASVSAVSAPATATVQADENLSLPLVSLASVSDRTPASATAVVSEPGSQPVTVPEFSDTLTASVDVAASATVSSAAVESQEFFAAPKPRRDEFPSRSSSRQRARSVGRSPSSDRGFTRPDRSPSPVDRSPAGSRQSRVGRQDSQQRAARRDLDRERRPSPASGSGRPTQQSRPQQRAASRHPPPDDLTVADQKRDVAVRHLRTVLSQPPTGDDSAMPADTALAVAPPQLPTKRKAEDTHQRRVCPSAPERVPASSPDVEMPVAAPLSVASGGTDSGTAPAPTPVYRTEWAADVEGGET from the coding sequence ATGGATGTGTCCACTCCCGATTGTGACCTTGCTTCTGTGTCTGCTGTTTCCGCGCCTGCTACGGCTACCGTGCAGGCTGACGAAAATTTGTCTTTACCACTTGTTTCACTTGCGTCTGTGTCCGACCGCACGCCCGCGTCGGCGACTGCTGTCGTGTCGGAACCTGGTTCCCAGCCTGTTACGGTACCGGAATTTTCCGATACGTTGACTGCCTCGGTTGACGTGGCTGCCAGTGCTACTGTTAGCTCTGCTGCCGTGGAGTCGCAGGAATTTTTTGCGGCTCCGAAACCGCGGCGTGATGAATTTCCGTCTCGCAGTTCTAGCAGGCAACGTGCTCGTAGTGTCGGTCGGTCGCCTTCCTCTGACAGGGGGTTTACCCGACCCGACCGCAGTCCGTCTCCAGTTGACCGTTCGCCCGCCGGTTCCCGGCAGTCGCGAGTTGGTCGGCAGGACTCACAACAGCGTGCCGCGCGTCGGGACCTAGACCGTGAGCGGCGGCCGTCTCCGGCTTCCGGCTCCGGGCGTCCGACACAGCAATCGCGACCCCAACAGCGTGCCGCTTCTCGCCATCCGCCGCCTGACGACCTCACCGTGGCCGATCAGAAGCGTGATGTCGCTGTTCGACATTTACGAACCGTTTTAAGTCAGCCGCCTACTGGTGACGATTCGGCAATGCCGGCCGATACGGCTTTGGCTGTAGCGCCGCCGCAATTGCCGACAAAACGGAAGGCTGAAGACACCCACCAGCGTCGTGTCTGTCCTTCTGCCCCCGAGCGAGTGCCGGCTTCTTCTCCCGACGTGGAGATGCCCGTTGCTGCTCCTTTGTCGGTAGCTTCCGGTGGCACAGATTCTGGGACCGCGCCCGCCCCCACTCCCGTGTACCGCACTGAGTGGGCGGCGGATGTGGAAGGCGGTGAGACTTAG